Proteins encoded together in one Anguilla anguilla isolate fAngAng1 chromosome 9, fAngAng1.pri, whole genome shotgun sequence window:
- the panx3 gene encoding pannexin-3 isoform X2 — translation MSIASTAAQAMLSDSLLSEGSGDNRIRTLELELPLDRVIKFISVGLPLLLVSMAFAREISLGPQISCFPPNNFTVKQASYVDTYCWDSLMHHEFDGDGNFEERSLWVHKMFPYSLLAMAVMMYLPALIWRFLVTPCLGSDLLFIIDELDKGYNRSVRLAQSILELQHTTSNPLEFQAELERAKRKRYFEYPLLERYMQCKQRSYFLVSMLFLRGFLLLTFMSASCLYLVYFHLSAFLQDEFSCFVRTGLLRDQPWVPELVQCKMTGLLVFQVISVANGAVYVLLAPIILFSLLRLFCWDTGFLSLYEVLPSLGLIRGRKLGCPLNDLNVLLLFLRANVSHLRSFGRLRAVCSMAPAQLARGWGKGGRGGEEYEEAMEEREEQEEEMREAREEGRHNLVDIMTLLGGARANGSSCKDHRPLVEENLSLEPCNHQGYHELKETPSYSFS, via the exons ATGTCCATCGCCAGCACGGCGGCGCAGGCCATGCTGTCGGACTCGCTGCTGAGCGAGGGCTCCGGGGACAACCGCATACGCaccctggagctggagctgcccCTGGACAGGGTCATCAAGTTCATCTCCGTGGGCCTGCCCCTGCTGCTGGTGTCCATGGCGTTCGCCCGCGAGATTTCCCTGG GCCCTCAGATCAGCTGTTTCCCCCCAAATAACTTCACAGTCAAGCAGGCCAGCTATGTGGACACGTACTGCTGGGACTCGCTAATGCACCACGAGTTTGACGGCGATGGCAACTTTGAGGAGCGCTCTCTCTGGGTCCACAAA ATGTTCCCATATTCACTCTTGGCAATGGCGGTGATGATGTACTTGCCTGCTCTGATCTGGCGCTTCCTGGTGACACCCTGCCTGGGGTCAGACCTGCTCTTCATCATCGACGAGCTGGACAAAGGCTACAACCGCTCTGTCCGGCTGGCCCAGAGCATCCTGGAGCTGCAGCACACCACATCCAACCCGCTGGAGTTTCAGGCCGAGCTGGAGAG AGCAAAGCGGAAGCGCTACTTTGAGTACCCCCTGCTGGAGAGATACATGCAGTGCAAACAGCGCTCCTACTTCCTGGTCAGCATGCTGTTCCTGCGTGGCTTCCTGCTCCTCACCTTCATGTCGGCCTCCTGCCTCTACCTGGTCTACTTCCACCTCTCGGCCTTCCTCCAGGACGAGTTCAGCTGTTTCGTGAGGACCGGGCTGCTCCGTGACCAGCCCTGGGTCCCCGAGCTGGTCCAGTGCAAGATGACCGGGCTGCTGGTCTTCCAAGTCATCAGCGTGGCCAACGGCGCCGTCTACGTACTCCTGGCTCCCATCATCCTCTTCAGCCTGCTGCGCCTCTTCTGCTGGGACACCGGCTTCCTGTCCCTGTACGAGGTGCTGCCCTCGCTGGGCCTCATCCGCGGCCGCAAGCTGGGCTGCCCCCTCAACGACCTCAAcgtgctcctcctcttcctccgcgcCAACGTCTCGCACCTGCGCTCCTTCGGGCGCCTGAGGGCCGTGTGCTCCATGGCGCCCGCCCAGCTGGCGCGCGGCTGGGGCAAGGGCGGCCGCGGAGGGGAGGAGTATGAGGAGGCcatggaggagagggaggagcaggaggaggagatgcGGGAGGCCAGGGAGGAGGGCCGCCACAACCTGGTGGACATCATGACCCTCCTGGGCGGGGCCAGAGCCAACGGCAGCAGCTGCAAGGACCACAGGCCTCTGGTAGAGGAAAATTTGAGTCTTG AGCCCTGTAACCACCAGGGGTACCATGAATTGAAGGAGACTCCGTCATATAGTTTCTCCTAG
- the panx3 gene encoding pannexin-3 isoform X3 translates to MSIASTAAQAMLSDSLLSEGSGDNRIRTLELELPLDRVIKFISVGLPLLLVSMAFAREISLGPQISCFPPNNFTVKQASYVDTYCWDSLMHHEFDGDGNFEERSLWVHKMFPYSLLAMAVMMYLPALIWRFLVTPCLGSDLLFIIDELDKGYNRSVRLAQSILELQHTTSNPLEFQAELERAKRKRYFEYPLLERYMQCKQRSYFLVSMLFLRGFLLLTFMSASCLYLVYFHLSAFLQDEFSCFVRTGLLRDQPWVPELVQCKMTGLLVFQVISVANGAVYVLLAPIILFSLLRLFCWDTGFLSLYEVLPSLGLIRGRKLGCPLNDLNVLLLFLRANVSHLRSFGRLRAVCSMAPAQLARGWGKGGRGGEEYEEAMEEREEQEEEMREAREEGRHNLVDIMTLLGGARANGSSCKDHRPLSPVTTRGTMN, encoded by the exons ATGTCCATCGCCAGCACGGCGGCGCAGGCCATGCTGTCGGACTCGCTGCTGAGCGAGGGCTCCGGGGACAACCGCATACGCaccctggagctggagctgcccCTGGACAGGGTCATCAAGTTCATCTCCGTGGGCCTGCCCCTGCTGCTGGTGTCCATGGCGTTCGCCCGCGAGATTTCCCTGG GCCCTCAGATCAGCTGTTTCCCCCCAAATAACTTCACAGTCAAGCAGGCCAGCTATGTGGACACGTACTGCTGGGACTCGCTAATGCACCACGAGTTTGACGGCGATGGCAACTTTGAGGAGCGCTCTCTCTGGGTCCACAAA ATGTTCCCATATTCACTCTTGGCAATGGCGGTGATGATGTACTTGCCTGCTCTGATCTGGCGCTTCCTGGTGACACCCTGCCTGGGGTCAGACCTGCTCTTCATCATCGACGAGCTGGACAAAGGCTACAACCGCTCTGTCCGGCTGGCCCAGAGCATCCTGGAGCTGCAGCACACCACATCCAACCCGCTGGAGTTTCAGGCCGAGCTGGAGAG AGCAAAGCGGAAGCGCTACTTTGAGTACCCCCTGCTGGAGAGATACATGCAGTGCAAACAGCGCTCCTACTTCCTGGTCAGCATGCTGTTCCTGCGTGGCTTCCTGCTCCTCACCTTCATGTCGGCCTCCTGCCTCTACCTGGTCTACTTCCACCTCTCGGCCTTCCTCCAGGACGAGTTCAGCTGTTTCGTGAGGACCGGGCTGCTCCGTGACCAGCCCTGGGTCCCCGAGCTGGTCCAGTGCAAGATGACCGGGCTGCTGGTCTTCCAAGTCATCAGCGTGGCCAACGGCGCCGTCTACGTACTCCTGGCTCCCATCATCCTCTTCAGCCTGCTGCGCCTCTTCTGCTGGGACACCGGCTTCCTGTCCCTGTACGAGGTGCTGCCCTCGCTGGGCCTCATCCGCGGCCGCAAGCTGGGCTGCCCCCTCAACGACCTCAAcgtgctcctcctcttcctccgcgcCAACGTCTCGCACCTGCGCTCCTTCGGGCGCCTGAGGGCCGTGTGCTCCATGGCGCCCGCCCAGCTGGCGCGCGGCTGGGGCAAGGGCGGCCGCGGAGGGGAGGAGTATGAGGAGGCcatggaggagagggaggagcaggaggaggagatgcGGGAGGCCAGGGAGGAGGGCCGCCACAACCTGGTGGACATCATGACCCTCCTGGGCGGGGCCAGAGCCAACGGCAGCAGCTGCAAGGACCACAGGCCTCTG AGCCCTGTAACCACCAGGGGTACCATGAATTGA
- the panx3 gene encoding pannexin-3 isoform X1, with the protein MSIASTAAQAMLSDSLLSEGSGDNRIRTLELELPLDRVIKFISVGLPLLLVSMAFAREISLGPQISCFPPNNFTVKQASYVDTYCWDSLMHHEFDGDGNFEERSLWVHKMFPYSLLAMAVMMYLPALIWRFLVTPCLGSDLLFIIDELDKGYNRSVRLAQSILELQHTTSNPLEFQAELERAKRKRYFEYPLLERYMQCKQRSYFLVSMLFLRGFLLLTFMSASCLYLVYFHLSAFLQDEFSCFVRTGLLRDQPWVPELVQCKMTGLLVFQVISVANGAVYVLLAPIILFSLLRLFCWDTGFLSLYEVLPSLGLIRGRKLGCPLNDLNVLLLFLRANVSHLRSFGRLRAVCSMAPAQLARGWGKGGRGGEEYEEAMEEREEQEEEMREAREEGRHNLVDIMTLLGGARANGSSCKDHRPLVEENLSLGTVTLIYIIKSIIFLSIFVIIIWNVQKIIK; encoded by the exons ATGTCCATCGCCAGCACGGCGGCGCAGGCCATGCTGTCGGACTCGCTGCTGAGCGAGGGCTCCGGGGACAACCGCATACGCaccctggagctggagctgcccCTGGACAGGGTCATCAAGTTCATCTCCGTGGGCCTGCCCCTGCTGCTGGTGTCCATGGCGTTCGCCCGCGAGATTTCCCTGG GCCCTCAGATCAGCTGTTTCCCCCCAAATAACTTCACAGTCAAGCAGGCCAGCTATGTGGACACGTACTGCTGGGACTCGCTAATGCACCACGAGTTTGACGGCGATGGCAACTTTGAGGAGCGCTCTCTCTGGGTCCACAAA ATGTTCCCATATTCACTCTTGGCAATGGCGGTGATGATGTACTTGCCTGCTCTGATCTGGCGCTTCCTGGTGACACCCTGCCTGGGGTCAGACCTGCTCTTCATCATCGACGAGCTGGACAAAGGCTACAACCGCTCTGTCCGGCTGGCCCAGAGCATCCTGGAGCTGCAGCACACCACATCCAACCCGCTGGAGTTTCAGGCCGAGCTGGAGAG AGCAAAGCGGAAGCGCTACTTTGAGTACCCCCTGCTGGAGAGATACATGCAGTGCAAACAGCGCTCCTACTTCCTGGTCAGCATGCTGTTCCTGCGTGGCTTCCTGCTCCTCACCTTCATGTCGGCCTCCTGCCTCTACCTGGTCTACTTCCACCTCTCGGCCTTCCTCCAGGACGAGTTCAGCTGTTTCGTGAGGACCGGGCTGCTCCGTGACCAGCCCTGGGTCCCCGAGCTGGTCCAGTGCAAGATGACCGGGCTGCTGGTCTTCCAAGTCATCAGCGTGGCCAACGGCGCCGTCTACGTACTCCTGGCTCCCATCATCCTCTTCAGCCTGCTGCGCCTCTTCTGCTGGGACACCGGCTTCCTGTCCCTGTACGAGGTGCTGCCCTCGCTGGGCCTCATCCGCGGCCGCAAGCTGGGCTGCCCCCTCAACGACCTCAAcgtgctcctcctcttcctccgcgcCAACGTCTCGCACCTGCGCTCCTTCGGGCGCCTGAGGGCCGTGTGCTCCATGGCGCCCGCCCAGCTGGCGCGCGGCTGGGGCAAGGGCGGCCGCGGAGGGGAGGAGTATGAGGAGGCcatggaggagagggaggagcaggaggaggagatgcGGGAGGCCAGGGAGGAGGGCCGCCACAACCTGGTGGACATCATGACCCTCCTGGGCGGGGCCAGAGCCAACGGCAGCAGCTGCAAGGACCACAGGCCTCTGGTAGAGGAAAATTTGAGTCTTGGTACCGTAACCCTAATCTACATAATCAAAAGCATAATATTTCTGAGTATTTTTGTCATCATCATATGGAATGTtcagaaaataatcaaatga